CTCTTCTTTcttggttaaactcttacctgtctAATCGAGTCTCATATGTTGAAATTAGTCATACTAAATCGTACCCCTACGTTGCcacttctggtgtgcctcagcGTAGTATTCTTGGCATTTGCTATTTCtactttttattaatgatattaaaGCTTGTAAAGCTTGTTTTAgtacttcaaaattcaaaattcttactatatgcggatgatttaaaaatgtttaatgaaATAACCTGCTTGTCAGATACATTATCATTGCAAAGCGATCTAAATAAGCTATCTGATTGGAGTGTGAGAAATAAACTGTCGCTCAACACAAAGAAATGCTTCCAAATGACTTTTGCCAAAATTGTAAATCCAATTGTCACTACTTACACTATTGCTAACACCCCCTATCTAATGTACATGAGTATCGGGATTTAGGTGTGGTTTTTGATTCAGGCTTCACCTTTGTCAATCACATCAATCATATTGTACCTAAGGCAAATTCTAACTTCGGCTTCTTGCGTCGTTATGCGCGTGATTTTAAAGACCCATACACTAAAAAATCACTTTATAATTGCCTAGTATGATCTAAGTTAGAGTATGCCTCAGTAATCTGGAACCCTATTTATGCTTTACACTCCGACAGGATCGAAACAATTCAGCCGATTTACCCGGTTTTCTCTGCAACCTCTTCATTTTGTTGAGCCATTCCCATCGTAAGAGGTCCGTTGCCTATTAATTAACCTTAAATCGCTTAAGTCGATGCGCATAATGCACTCTCTCATGTTTGTTTATGATATAATTTCTGGCATGATAAATTGTCCTAACCTTCTCGAGCAAATTGTCTTTAATGTGCCCCAAAGGGTCCTACGCACTCAAGTTCCGTTTCACGTTAAAACGCTTAGATCTAACTATTTATTGTACGCACCCATTACAAGGTCGCTTGCAGAATTCAATCGAATTTTCATCTCTCAATCTAGATTTTGCTCAGTCCAGATCCATATTTTTGGCTTTTTtgcaatcaaaatattttttagtattattaagtttTATCTTTAAGACATTTTGTATTTCTGGTCCGTAAGGTTTTGTACCATTGACTGGTAtgatgataaataaataaataaaatttgggaCGATTGCAACGCAACTATGGGTAAGTTGATCATCGAAGTCAACTCTGTTTGACTTCACCTCAAAGTAATCCTGTACTCCTCTCGGTTCAATACCACTGGAAGAATTTTCATCAACATTTTAAATCCAAAGTTGAACATTGGGCGATGAAGACGTTGTTATTTTAAATTTAGGCGGGGTGAATGTGTTAAATTTAAAgctttaatgttttattattatcctgTTATTTAATGTCTGTTGTGCTATAAAACATACATGATCTTATtgtgctaatatatatttcttttaatgaatgaaatgaaaaaaaatgaaaattgtctTCTGCCCCTTCATTTTGTAGCAAATAACTTATTCCATGAAGGTTTAAAAGAGTATTATCGAAGTTTGtttacactgctacaacaacatggTTTTTCGCCAGATGTGCCTGCCAGTTTAGCACCACATCTAGATTTTTACCATTAAGCTGTTGTTTGTGTAAACGCTTTGGTCCATACCTCAACTAAACAATGCTCTTGAGCAAACTGAATAATCGTAGTTAAGAATTCAATGCAATCGTTCACCAATATTTTCTTCCTATTTCAACATGGTACTTTAAATTTACTTTATGCAGTACCAAACGACATGTTGGTTGTTTTTAAGCTCTTTCGCTCTGGTACTTGCATAATTTGCTATCAGACCGCCCGTCGTAGAACATTTAACATCCACATCTGTGAATGCAGTCGCCCATTAGAACAAGCATGCCTTAACATTGGAACATTTATTAGTTCAACAATTTTCTAAGTATGTTAAGTGTGGCTTATCTGAAACATCAGAGCTTCGAATATTGCCGGTGTAAGGCGTGCCAGTGATAAGAGGTGAATAACATCTACATACCCGAAGATGCGGGCAATCAAAAATTTTGTTCCGGCAGTAGGGCTAGAACCACGTGGTACAGGTTCGTATGAAATGGAAAGCCTTACAACTATTTCTAAATTTTGTTGGACATACATTGGGGTTTGTATGTATATCTATTTATAGCTTTGAATTGATGAGCTTCCGCTTAGTCATAACTATCGACTTTCCACTGTACTGCACCACTTTAATGCGGAAACATAAAGGTTAAGCATATTTCACATTGACTCACCATATTCTTTCAATTGTTTCTCATCGGCAAGAACACGTCCACAATAAATGATACGCTGCTGATCTGCTGCGATATTGGTCTTCTCTGCAATTTTATCCTTGAACTCACGAATTGTCAGCTTTAATTataaacaatattttaataatatacaATCAAAATTGTCAAtgtggtagtagtgcagtttacggtacccaccctaaagttgggccaagattttcgagtgaggtatcaaaagacgcgtattaatctcgagaacaataatccgaaggcggaaaagaaaaattgtatgtccggagatatttgcagttgaagttggcgattttaatgtggttgttgttgtgcatatacccacaaaaaaaaattgtgcatcaccgtggcggtagccacggctataccacacacccggacttggcatggcgtagcccagggttattttttataagcgcggccgaaggccgccaacgcagaaaggtgttctgcgcaaaaatactatggatcccacccccggtttcggagggacccggggtcttttttcggtgtttcgttaatatcttttgaacgagtaaaaaaagtaaacttccgctttcggattcttgatctagaagtgaatacgcgtcttctgatacctcactcgaaaattttggcccaaatttcggtgggtaccgtaaactgcactattaccgtcAATGTTAGCTGACAGGCGATTTGTCTCAACCCCATTCGTCATGGGAGTGGTCCACCGCCAAGGTACATCTATAACTTTTCTTAACACAAAAAAAACCTTGCTCATTGCCTAACTTACCTCATTGTCAATACTAAAATCATGCGTTTGTGCATCGAGTGTTTTTACTCTTAAATTTATTAACATTTTGCGTGGTGACGGCTGAGGCCTAACGAGACAATAGAAAAATTATGGCTAATGAATGAAATCGAAAGCACGAGCGCTTACAGATGCAAATACTTATTTGTTGCGGCACAAACCacagcaaaataaattaaaaaaggttATCTCCCTTTAATTGCACGTTGTACGTATTTATAGCGTATTTTAACTAAATTCCAATTATTTTGTTGGTGCTGGTTggaggaaaaatttttttattttccagatTTTTTTACATCAGACGACGACGACTGCGAAACGTTGAAAATGTCAAATTCGCGCAATTGACGTTTCTTTGACACCTTTTATTTACACGTTTTTTCTTTGAACTGCAACGTTCACTTCCAATATACCCGCTATCTCGCTCAAACTACTGAAAAACTGGTAATCTACAATACGAGAAGCAGCTGTCGTCCTCTCACACACACACTTCAAATGGGAGCACCCCTAAATGCATTTACGGTTAGGAAAAAATTTCTATTGGTGAAGCGAAAGGCGACaattttacacttttttcttCAGAATTTCttcataaaattataattttttatgttgtCGAATTCTTTAAAACACTAAATTTGCTAAATATTTGATTTCTAGTGCAGTCGTACACTTTGTTGCGTTTTTCCAATTATAATCCTCTAGTCCAAAAAAATTTGCATTAGACTTTTGTTCCGCACACGAAATGATGCCGTATGTGAAATATTTTGCCAGCTCTTTCTACTGTGCATTAGCCCCTAAAGGCATAGTTACATAAAGCTTTTGATCGTATTGCATTTATTTGACTTCTTTAAAGcgctggcaaagttgacataccCACAGCCGTATAAAACAGcttatccaaccaaccttatggaaatcaatattccacaaaaaataattctctaagtcataacgtatccaaaacaatgaataaaatctacaaaaagttattgaaTTCACCAGCTCAAATagttttaggttatggatatggcgagaaaccaaaaaccaattggttggataTGCTATGGTTATAGCGTTGGCGTGATGGTatgtcaccattaatcgattacattgctttccataaagcgccaaatacacgacacgaacatttccgcaaacattccgcaatcttgttcgcagctttggccatacaccatacgaacttttgccgaacattagttctctttcagacagcgatgaatacggacaacaattgtgctgcagcaatattgctcgctgtggcaattaagcgtaaaaaaagagagaagatcgcaaaaaaagaatttggtgcaaagaatggtttaaaaaacgagcagttcttggacaaagtgagcttattaaagaactggaattcacgtcacaaaatgattttaaaaattacgttcgtatgagcaaggcaacatttgaccaacttttacaaaaaatgttgccactcataacgaaacgggatacaatgatgagagaagcgattccccctcaacaccgccttgctttaactttgcgctttctagctagtggcaataactttgaagacttaaaatttttgacagcaatttcgccccaaacgattgggaaaatagttacagagacttttgatgccataatatgtcaattgaaagattttattaaggtaattatttattgattaaattatttgttttcgaCTAAACAAGAAAAGTTTCATGTGTACATGTGTGTCTGAAAATTATtggttttttgaagtaaaaataaaaataaattattcgtccGTTTCAAAcgatgcaaagaaattttgtaagTTTTCTACCGAGCTCGAATTAATGGATGATGTATGTTCAACGATTCGTACGTTTTGTGTGACTTGAGGTGACATTCTACTACTGTTTATGGACGAGCCGCTACTTAAAGGAGTCGGAACTCTTATTGTATAATTCTGTATGTGTTGGGGCACCGCGTAGTTAAGTTGCGTAGACGTGCGCATTGGGTTTTGCGGAATGACATTTGGTGTTAATATTTAACTTGGGttaaaaacattttggatttgaatCGCGTGTCTAAATTCCAATGCTCCCAAGCAACCTTGAAATAAAACATTTGATATGATTTTTCGCCTAATCGTTTTCTGGGAGGCCTCCATTTCACTATATTTCGAAGCCCACGATTGAGCCAAGGAGTCACCTTCTGTGGGTTCGCGGCTGTTGGCAAGTCTCTCGCATGCACTTTTAATAATTGTATCTTGTTCAGAAACTTTTCTTTTGCTTGGTCGAACAGTGAATTCCTAAAAAGAAAGATTTATAAgtttttcattacttttcagcTTCCACAAACAGAAAAAGATTGGAAGGTAGAAGCGAAAAATTTTGATGCACGCTGGAACTTCCCAAATTGTATAGGCGCAATTGATGGAAAACACGTCAATATAACAAAGCCACCTGGATCTGgatctttttattataattataaaaaaaatttttccatcaTTTTAATGGCAGTGGTTAATGCTAATTACGAATTTTTGATGGTGGATGTCGGCACAAATGGAAGAGCGTCTGATGCTGGTCTTtttagcgaaacaaaatttttttcatctctaaaaaataaaacattgaaaattcctgacccttgttacggtctgctgttatggtctacggttacggtccacttgggagcgttttcgtgcgaacacacctagtgactggggatgggcgaaagttgcgatacaaaagtatcgaaaacaaaaaaagacagacgggcgatcactagcgaaaattaccatgagtttccggcaagataaaAACGTGGAAGGGTGAAAAAATTTGGTgatcacaaaacatcctcgccggctgtgcacatACGCAGGTaattgtccagaaactaggaaagagtcgatagcgcaaagcaccgaaaccgttctttccgacaaatatcgtttctacgcgtctattttgggtggtaataaactctgcactggttgtgttgtgtggacacaaggtccagttgaagtaggtcggcgttcgcagtcacacttagtgagataaacctcttcctctacgtttacgaaggacactaccacctgcggaaaagcgtccgacaccacctccgcctccagggccagcagtacgctgccgcgtaatacaatcaccgtcaaagagccaagtcatccggctcgtacagggtagcgcgaagctttatcgccacccggttacctcgacccaaagcgcccaccaccaccaacggcgcctactattatcacgggcatcaccatcaatagtacctcccccaacccttccactagcgccaaccacgagcgcaacaaccaccagacgtaccgccaccaccagctacaacgcacacagcggggccgcgaacataggcctgcgacCACTAATGTTAACACTTGCAACAAGCGGTactaccggctataacaatactagccgcatctttatcagctacgtccatatcggctataacaatactagcgcatctttatcagctacgtccataccggctataacaatactagcgcatctttatcagctacgtccataccggctataacaatactagccgcatctttatcagctacgtccataccggctacaacaatactagccgcatctttatcagctacgaccatacgggctacaatataccagctacaatgacaaccacagggcagcgaacataggcctgcggccaggccaattgcgacaacgaatatcagcgttccaatactgaactaaatatacgtatgtgtagcctcaaccttgttctttagcaagctgcatccacttgtagtaaagttaacttattataccatgcaaaaaaaagtagacgtaacgtaaagtgAAGTAAGGacgtttaattaacttagaagcataaagaaagaaaaaaacaaaacatatcttaatggtcataggtaggcaatttgtactgcccgtgaaacaaaaaaaaagtttcaggtattaaaagttgctttgcgttacagtaaaattttactattacgTTTTAATTAATGCAATTGTTGCGGATATGTTTTTGGAATAAGCAAAAGGTATTGATATGGTTTCTGtaaagaataaagttttattggtaattcaagttcaattgcattatcagttaaaacgcattaaatttatattaagggatgcaattaacgagtaatgcaa
The Eurosta solidaginis isolate ZX-2024a chromosome 5, ASM4086904v1, whole genome shotgun sequence DNA segment above includes these coding regions:
- the LOC137254331 gene encoding uncharacterized protein is translated as MSKATFDQLLQKMLPLITKRDTMMREAIPPQHRLALTLRFLASGNNFEDLKFLTAISPQTIGKIVTETFDAIICQLKDFIKLPQTEKDWKVEAKNFDARWNFPNCIGAIDGKHVNITKPPGSGSFYYNYKKNFSIILMAVVNANYEFLMVDVGTNGRASDAGLFSETKFFSSLKNKTLKIPDPCYGLLPLPNCEEKLPIVFVADDAFPLLENIMKPFSHNTLKEEETIFNYRLSRARRIVGNCFGILASRFRILLQTINLSPEKVTKIVLTCCYLHNFLRRQNEETYFEGGFDVEETDPGAIEYADWHNDHGLTALQASSAKNASNLAKTTREKYCNYFNTVGAVPWQNNILNIRK